The genomic segment TTTTAGTTTCAAATCACTAAACAATTTTCCTTTCTAcatttcaaccttttttttttaacattctccTTCAAGGCGAGTAGGGAAAGCTGGCTGCCATGGAAAACAGGTTCAGTTTTTTCACCTGTTTGTCTCAACTGCTTATAATACTACTCTTGTGCTTTAATTGGGTGCATGCAAATGTTTGAGGCTGAAGCAAGGCTATTTTCCTTGAGATGCAAAGAGGATGAATGACAAGGAACATCATGGAGAAAAACAATTGGCTGGgtctttattttgtaatttgaatAAAACTTAATATTTGATTAAATAGATTCATTTGCAAAGATGttgaacacacacatatatatatttatatccaaGATGCGAGCTTTTGGAGCAAGCACATTGACATTCTGTTTAACCATGCACACACTCACTATTCCCTCTCTACTTGAAGGGATAATGAGGATAATATTTGAGGGATAATATTTGAGGAGATAATTCTATTAGCTACAACATGTATATTTGAAGACTGTAGTGTGCTGTATTATACAGAACATATATACTTCATGTGCTGAACTGAGAATGGATTTAACTGATATTCTGGTGTTCTTAATAGTTGTTATCTTAGCTACTTTGTTCAAAGACACAGATGATGCCCCTTGGAGTGGGAAAGAATCATTCCTTCAGAGTTAAATTATCCATTACAAGTTGGAAAGCCATGAACTAAGAACAAAAGCTATCTTAACAACCAGAGAGGTACCATTTCATCCCATTTCTGCTCATTCCTATTGCTCTTTTCTAGGAATAACTACACAACAAGATGAAATATACAGCATTATATGCCTACACTGACATAAGGCATTGCTCACTATGATCCCCAAGACTTCTTCAAACTAAAAGCTTGAGAATTTTGTCCATACACCATCAGGTAGATCAAGAGAAGAACTCATTGTCATACAAGGATGAAGACAGAAGGAAAGTGGATCCAGTCTCCCAAAAGACACTCAGATTCTTCCTGGCTTCAGAACTGGGTGGGCTATAGAAAAGCTTGTGTGCCTATCTTCTcctgagaaataataaatcaacGAGACAAATGGTTAACAGTGCAGTGTAGTAGAGGGGAAAGCGAAAGAACAGGATGGAAGGTGGAAGATATAATCATTAACAGCAACAAGGAGCCAAAATTATTTTCCTACATGAAAGAAACTACAGGTAGAAGCAACTCACATCTCATATGAACAAGGGTGTTTTCAAGCCATCAACGTTCAACCGAATCTTATATTGGGACAGAGGAGAAGTTATTCAACTGAAGAAACAGCAACTATATTCTCTTTAAAGTCTTTGCTatgtatagaaataaaagaaacttctTTCAATTCAAATCAGTTTTAGAGATTTAGAGAGGGTCAGAGTGATCACAGCCAACACTTGAAGCAATCTAgaagatttttttcccagaagaCCCAccttgctttaaagaaaaataaaatgcataggcATAATTATCTAGTTACAATAAAAAgtctaataaaaaacaaacattcaCCAAACTAGGCATGtccctttctctgtgtgtgtgtgtgtgtgtgagagagagagagagcccctCATCCCTTCTACTGGCTTCAAGATGAATTAAGGCACCTCTGAAAGGCAGTAGGACCGAGCCCTGGACCTTAGCCTAGCATGAACCTCAGAAGATGCTTTTCCTGCAAAGGATACAAAGCCATTTTAATGGTGTTGGGTCTTCTTACTTTGCTCTTCTCATCCCAACAGCTATATCCAATCATTTCAACCCACGTTTATTGCCTGCTTATAATGTGTAAAGTGTGATGCTTGGCACAGCTTTGATTCATGACTGGTGGAttaaattttagatttttgaaaGGTAGAAGTTGAATAAGCAACCAAACAGACCCAATTCCTATTTATGTATCTAAGTTCTCAGcacctttctcctcctttctctcatGACATTATTCTCTTCGTTCTCACTATAGAAAGAGACTGTGTTCAACTGTCTTAGTGGGTCTCACACTTCTGGCTCCCATTCACCTTATCAGAAATCTTCATATTATCCTAAGAGTTGGCTGGAAAGACATCCTTCACTAACCTAGGAAAACACATTTCCACCATAGCTGAGACTTTGCACTTACATGGCAGCCTCGGGAGTGGGATTAGATACTAAAATGTCAAACTCTAGTCATCAAGATGATTGCTCAAAAACCTCAGTTTAGCAACAACTAATTTAATTGCTAAATTTTATATCCATCTGgtaatttattataaaagaaattgCTTCTACCTGCCCCCAAATGCTACTATTTTACTACTCAAAAACCCTAatgacaagatttttaaaaattttctgaaagGACCAAtttacagagataaaaaaaaatcagttaaaaataGCTGAGTTTCAGGACAGGTCTAATAAAAAAAACCTGGTATCTCTACATAAAAGTCAGTTTCAAAATATAGAAGAGTCGTaaaaagaactatttttaaagttGAATACAGCTGAGTTTTACATTTAATTGTGCTCTCTCGCTTTCCAAAATAATTTGCTTTGTGTATGTTAggacaatagatttctgtgtatggcTGAACAGAGGTTAATCATGCATAGAGGCAGCTGCACCAGACCCAAAGAACAGACCTTGGGTGAACGAGAGACCGATGCCATCTGAATAAATCAGTACCtgtatatttcctttaaaaaaccaCGCCTCACTTGAAGATTAAAGAGAGAATCAAACTCCCCATCCACATCCATCTCTCTCCCACTGCAACCTCCCACCAGTAAAATGCTCTTCATAAGATTTAATCAGGTCCTCTTTAAACAGACTAGGAGCCTTGCAGATAGATGGTTTAAAGGGAGAATTATTCTTATGGCATCATACAGATCTGAAATCTGACTCTTCTCTTTACTGCATTATAAAACTTACCATCTTTTTAAACCAATCTGATACAGTTCAGTATTACAGtgagatatttttccatttctgaatctactctttaaaaacaaaaaggataagAATATAGGaagaacagcagaaaaaaaaaaacaacgcTGAGAAAGCACTTATTAAACACCACCTCTTTGAGGCAATTAACTATTTGCGAAAGTTGCAAAGAGGTTCGTTTCCTGCTAAGTTTTTGTGCAATTAGGCCCCATACATGTTCACAAAAGCCTGTTACTTTGAATAACAGGGAAGATTGCATTAAGGAGACCCAAATCTTACTTTATCCTATGTATTGTGTAAACCTGGCCCTTTGGGAagccttttggttttgttttccatgagaggaaaataaaaggatattgCACTTCCCGAATAGGGTGAGATTTCAGACATGTCTTGAAGATCTCCACACTCAGACTTGATGAGCGACAGGGAAAGCCCTTCCGCAGTGCTGGGTGGGTGTGCTGGTGAACAAGGGTGGTGGCTCAGGTGGTGGGATGACATCTTGGTCCTCAGACTCGTCGTCTCCCTAGTTAAGTCTAAGGATTCAGGGGAGGCTCTATCTTTTCCCGAgaaggagccagagggagcaccTAAGGGACTCTGAAATGGGTAGGCCAtcaaggggagggggaaggggtggCGGAAGGTGGATGTGGTGAAGCCTGCGGTGGCAGAGAGAGGCGACTGGTGCAGGGGCTGGTGGTGGCCGCCGGCGGGGGGTCCAGTGGCAGACTGGTCAGATGAGTTTTTGCGGACAACCAGGGGCAGCGCTTCTGTCTGGTCTGTGGAGTTGGGCATCTGCACGTTGCCAAAGGTGTCCAGGGGGTTCGGAATGATGACGTCGCCAAAGCACTGCAGGCGCTGGTTGGTGGTGTGGAAATTGTGATTCTCCCCATTGACTGCGAATCTGGCTTGGGGGATCTGGAGAGGTGGGAAGACCTGAGGAACCTGGCGGGAGGGTTTGGCCGAAAAGACTTTGACCACAGTGTCCACAACTTGCGACATGGCAGTGTTCAGTTCCTGTTTCAAGGTCTCGGCCAAATGTTTGCCTTCTGGTTGTAAGGAGTTTGGCCCGTGATCTCTTTCTTTGTTGCTGCCTTCTCGCTTCGGCTTGTTTTCTGCCATTTCCTGCTCCCTGATCAGGGCTCGGGCCCGGTCAATGAACTGCCCCGGGTCTAGCTCGCACATCTCGTTATCGGACCTCCCCACGGAGTCCTGGGCCCTGGCATCCAGGATCTCCGAGCGCATGCTGTCTTCAGACAGGTTCCCATCTTCATCATTCTCAGAATCAGTGCTGTCATAGATCTGGTAGAACTTCTCCTGCAGCTGGCGCAGCTGTTTCTGCATGTCCTCCAGCTGCTGCTTCAGCTGTCGGCGCTCCTCTCGCTTCTGTTCTTTTCGGGCTGAAACCAGCTGCTGGAAACTCTGTTGCTGCTGCTGGGGCAGCTTTTGCTTGCGTTTGTTTTCTCTGTAACTTTCTCGGGGACTCACAGACTGCGGGGCCAtctctctttcattttcattgccCCTTAATGCCACACTGGGGGAATGGCTCATACCCCGAATTATATTCTCAACCCGGGCGCGCTTTGCTCTCAGGTGCTCATCGCATAAGCGATCCATATCGAACTGGCTCATAGTAGGCCTGCCAAAGGGGGAAAGACACTCTGGGGGGCTGTCCCTTGAAGAGTTGCTGCATATATCCTCCTGATGTACTTCGGAGCCTGTGCTAGAGAGACCGCTGGCTTGGAAACTGGGCTCCGTGCCACCATTTTTGTTCATGTTATTTTTCAACAGCTGGGAAATTATGGTTGCTCCTGGAAAAGGCATCATGGCATCTTCATACGAGTTCGCCCTCTTCAGCAGCTTGCGGAGTACGTTTGACTTTTCCCCATCTGCATGCTGCACCACTGAGTACTCGACATCCTGCTCGGAACCTTGGGGATTCATGGCACTAAAAAACGTTGCTCTTGCCTTAGCAAAAAATGCAGATGCTGTCCCTACCGTCCTTTTCACTCCAATGTCAACTCTTCTCCTCTTGGTTTGCCGGCTTAAGAGGGCTGTGCTGTCATGGTCAGGCATCACTGGACAGTTATTGTGCCATCTTCAAAAGCTCGTCAGCTGGGCACAGCTCAAGAATCCCGGGACCCTGgccaacagaacaaaaggactgatgaatcattttctttaaatttctccaAATTTCCTGACCTCAATCCTGACTCAAATGCAAAATGCATAGGCTCTGGGATTTATGGCACATTACAATTATTGCAATTTATTATGCACTCTGcttgaaatgaaacatttttaaatatttctgctcCACTGGTTTAAGATggattaagattaaaaaaaaaaaaagcaaaaactgctTAAGCACCAGTAATATGATTCtctttcacaaatgcctaaaatGATACTGTTTATCTTTAGAAGAAACAGTAGATTATAAGAACACAGCCTCTGACAACCAATTGATTAAATTTTGGGCATTGAGATTCATATGACAAAAGAAGATAAAAGTGGTCTATACTTACGAAATAAGGTTAAATTTCGAGGCTGTGTGAAATTTGGGTGAAAAAATCCATTTTTGCATAAAAATTACTGTGCTTTCAATGCTACTACAGGAGGAAGActcaaaaatatatgcaaatatttaacACACACCCTTTATTACTGAATTTTAGAAGATTTTTGTTATATATGAGACAGGAAGAACACCTCGATCAGCAGCATCTTTCCAACACAAATGGTCAGTTTAACAGGGACATAAATGCACAaatactcattttacaaggctgCTTATTTGGCTTAACTATGCATTCTTGTTAGTAAAATCGCACTTGAAGATGGTATCTGTTGCtatattttaatgtaagtatgaggtttttataaattttcttgGTGTCTGATTActtaaattattataaagttGGACTCACTGGAAAAGGACATTGTCACATTTTAGAAATCAATACTGTGGAATAATGCATTGAGTTAGGCaaagataaatacattttcatattagTTTTCTTCTGTTAAAATCTACCAAAATCATGCTTCAACTGACTAAAGAAATCCTTTAACATACACCATTTTTGAATCTTATTTCTTATgccaaattaaaggaaaaaaagaacaggaaaaaaaaaacctgaaacaatatatataaaaaagaaagcaaataacatCAATCAAATACATGGGAAAGGTAAATACATTCTCTGCATATGAACTTCCATTGTTTCTTGAGaacacaatataaaaagaaaacatccttatttgcattttaaaaaggcaCTTGACTTATTTTGTGACTTATTACCAAGTGACGCTAACCCCaaattttgtataaatataaGATGTCATATCTCTTTGCTTACAATTaacattttatgaagaaaatgaaaatacttttttcacACAGGCTTATCTAATATTAAACTTCACGTTTGCTTAACAGAGCACATCTTCACAATAACAGGGTCTATTGCCAAAGGCAGCGTGCAGAGTGCTTGGAACAGCTCCCATCTCTTTCGGTTCACCTGTAAAAACATCTACGTGCTCCCTAGGACTGCATCTGTGGCTAGTTTTAAAGAATGACTATCCATGCAAATAGGCATAATTTCAGCATGAAATAACCtgtaaaaatcaagaaaacactcAAATGCGTAGATGGCAATGTGTATGTTTTTTTAGCAACAAAGATTTCATCATACAGTCCTTGCTCCTGGTTTTTACatgaacatacattttaaaagagcCTGTTTTACAGGGTCATGAAAGCAATATGGtgcttctttataattttttggtATGTTTGAGGATCAAATACTTTCAGAATGCCTCAGGATAAAATTTCCTGAACTTGGAATGGGAACAGATC from the Manis javanica isolate MJ-LG chromosome 11, MJ_LKY, whole genome shotgun sequence genome contains:
- the PROX1 gene encoding prospero homeobox protein 1 isoform X2, which gives rise to MPDHDSTALLSRQTKRRRVDIGVKRTVGTASAFFAKARATFFSAMNPQGSEQDVEYSVVQHADGEKSNVLRKLLKRANSYEDAMMPFPGATIISQLLKNNMNKNGGTEPSFQASGLSSTGSEVHQEDICSNSSRDSPPECLSPFGRPTMSQFDMDRLCDEHLRAKRARVENIIRGMSHSPSVALRGNENEREMAPQSVSPRESYRENKRKQKLPQQQQQSFQQLVSARKEQKREERRQLKQQLEDMQKQLRQLQEKFYQIYDSTDSENDEDGNLSEDSMRSEILDARAQDSVGRSDNEMCELDPGQFIDRARALIREQEMAENKPKREGSNKERDHGPNSLQPEGKHLAETLKQELNTAMSQVVDTVVKVFSAKPSRQVPQVFPPLQIPQARFAVNGENHNFHTTNQRLQCFGDVIIPNPLDTFGNVQMPNSTDQTEALPLVVRKNSSDQSATGPPAGGHHQPLHQSPLSATAGFTTSTFRHPFPLPLMAYPFQSPLGAPSGSFSGKDRASPESLDLTRETTSLRTKMSSHHLSHHPCSPAHPPSTAEGLSLSLIKSECGDLQDMSEISPYSGSAMQEGLSPNHLKKAKLMFFYTRYPSSNMLKTYFSDVKFNRCITSQLIKWFSNFREFYYIQMEKYARQAINDGVTSTEELSITRDCELYRALNMHYNKANDFEVPERFLEVAQITLREFFNAIIAGKDVDPSWKKAIYKVICKLDSEVPEIFKSPNCLQELLHE
- the PROX1 gene encoding prospero homeobox protein 1 isoform X1; its protein translation is MPDHDSTALLSRQTKRRRVDIGVKRTVGTASAFFAKARATFFSAMNPQGSEQDVEYSVVQHADGEKSNVLRKLLKRANSYEDAMMPFPGATIISQLLKNNMNKNGGTEPSFQASGLSSTGSEVHQEDICSNSSRDSPPECLSPFGRPTMSQFDMDRLCDEHLRAKRARVENIIRGMSHSPSVALRGNENEREMAPQSVSPRESYRENKRKQKLPQQQQQSFQQLVSARKEQKREERRQLKQQLEDMQKQLRQLQEKFYQIYDSTDSENDEDGNLSEDSMRSEILDARAQDSVGRSDNEMCELDPGQFIDRARALIREQEMAENKPKREGSNKERDHGPNSLQPEGKHLAETLKQELNTAMSQVVDTVVKVFSAKPSRQVPQVFPPLQIPQARFAVNGENHNFHTTNQRLQCFGDVIIPNPLDTFGNVQMPNSTDQTEALPLVVRKNSSDQSATGPPAGGHHQPLHQSPLSATAGFTTSTFRHPFPLPLMAYPFQSPLGAPSGSFSGKDRASPESLDLTRETTSLRTKMSSHHLSHHPCSPAHPPSTAEGLSLSLIKSECGDLQDMSEISPYSGSAMQEGLSPNHLKKAKLMFFYTRYPSSNMLKTYFSDVKFNRCITSQLIKWFSNFREFYYIQMEKYARQAINDGVTSTEELSITRDCELYRALNMHYNKANDFEQVPERFLEVAQITLREFFNAIIAGKDVDPSWKKAIYKVICKLDSEVPEIFKSPNCLQELLHE